The Chloroflexota bacterium genome segment GGATTATGAGGTTGGATTGAGGTTGGGCAGGAGGGGGTGGAGGCCTTACAGCAGGCCCAGTTCGTGGGCGTGTTTCTCTACAACTTCAAATTCTAATGGCGGCCACGAGTGTAAAAGTAAATCAGCAACGTGCCCAGAGCCATCGCCACCAACACAATCAGCCCGGCCTCGGGACCAAACGCGCCGCCGGTGATAAGCTCCGGCCCGCTGACTGTCGAGCGAATGAGCCGGAACGTATCCAGCCCGCTCACCTGAAACCCGAAGATATTGCCTTCAAAATAATTCCAGCCCAGATGCAGGCCAATGGACATCCACAACTGGCGGGTATACAAGTAGGGCACGGCCAAAAAGACTCCGGCCAGCACCAACAACGCAATCGCCGTCACCGTCACATTCGGGTTCAGGCCGTGCAGGAGTCCGAATAACACGGATGAAACGATCACCCCCCAAACGAGGCCGCGCCCCTCGGCAATGTTTTGCAACCAGTAGCCCCGGCACAACAACTCTTCCGTCCACGCGCCCGCTAGAAAGATCAACAGCCAGACGAACAACTGAATGATGACTGTGAATAACGACTCCGTCGTCCACGCCATCGACTCGACTCGTAACCAACCCAGCGCCCACTCGATCACAAAGATCGCGCCCATAATCAGGCCGGCAATCACAAAGCCGGCGACTGCATCTTTTACCGCGTTGAGACGCGCAAAACCCAGACTCAAAATCGTCCGCCGATCCAAAAACCGGCGCGCTAAAAAGACCGTCACCGTCACCGCCAACACGAAAGCGCCCTGCCCCGTCGCCAGAACCACTATCTCCGGCGCACCCACCAACTGCGCCAACCCCGCCGGAATGCTAAACAGGAATATAGCCACAAACAGCGCCAGCCCATGAATGCCGATCCGCCAGCCGGTGCGCAACCGCCGCTCCTGTGGCTCTAAAAATACCCGCTCGACCAAAGGTCGTTCACTGGATTGAGATATAGTCATCGTCTCCTCGCTTTCTTTCCTCTTCGTGTAACTTCGTGGATCAAAATTAGTCAATCTCACAACCGTAAACACGCCTCAGCCGCCAGCCAGAACAGTTTCTCGCGGATCGAAGTGCGCTTGTCCCAGTGGCGCGAGTCCCACTGTTCGCTGTCCAGGTTATCGCCGCCGTAAAGAATTTGGGCAAAGGTCACGCCCCGAAACTGAGCGACGGCGAAGAAGGCGGCGGCTTCCATCTCAACCGTTAGACAGCCTTCTTCCTTCCGAAGTTTCACCTTGTCTGGCGTTTCGCGGTAAATGGCGTCGGTCGTCCACGTTTTGCCGACGATGTAATCAATGCCGTCCGCTTTCAGCGCCGCTTCAATCGCGACCACACCTTCCGGGCTGACGCTCACTTCGCGGCTCGGCGGCAGGTAGTGATACGACGTCCCTTCGTCGCGCACCGCTGACGTTGGCACCACCAGATGCCCGACGGCAATCTCACGATTGAGGACTCCAGCCCCGCCGCAGGCGATGAACTTCCTGCAACCGAGGGCGATCACTTCGTCCAAAAAAGCCGCCGCCAGCGGCGCGCCCACACCAGGATGAAAGGCCGCCAGCCGCCGCCCGTCCAGGTCAAGTTCGTAGATCGGGTTGTCGCCGATCTCACTTCTTTGGGTCGCTATCACTTTGAGCTTGCCATTCGCTCTCAACGTTTCAAACACATCGGCGAAGAAGCAGACCACGCAACGTTCAGGAATGGCAATCTTGTCGTGGATCAAGTGCGGCTCAAGGATGGCGTTGGGCGAAGGATCAAATTCAAGAATAGGATAAAGAGCTTGCATAGGTCAAATGATTCACCACCAAGGCACAAAGACTCGAAGCTTCACCAAGATACCTTTGTGTTCCTTCGTGCCGTCGTGTCTTTGTGGTGAAGTTTATGGCGACAATCTCTCAATCAACCAACGGTTATCACTGTGTCTTGTGTAACGCAAGCGGTCGTGTAAACGATCGGGGCGGCCCTGCCAAAATTCGATGGTTCGAGGCGAGAGGCGGTAGCCCCCCCAAAACGGCGGCAGAGGAATCTCGTGATCCTGATATTCAACCGTCAACGCTTTCAATCGTTCTTCCAACATTTCGCGATCCGAAATCACCTGGCTTTGACGCGACGCCCACGCGCCGAGGCGGCTACCTTCTGGCCGGCTCTTGAAGTACGACACGGATTCTTCGAGCGACACTTTGCTCACCGGGCCGGCCATCCGCACCTGCCGCTCCAGTTCGGCCCAATAAAACACCAGCGCCGCGTTCGGGTTCTCGGCCAGTTCGCGGCCCTTCTGGCTTTCGTAGTTGGTGAAGAAGACGAAGCCGCTCTCGTCGAAGCCTTTGAGCAGAACCATGCGGGCCGAGGGGAGGCCGTCTTTGGTGGCCGTCGCCAACGTCATGGCGTTTGGTTCGGTGAGGTTGGCCGCCACCGCCTGCTGAAACCATTTGCCAAATTGGGTGAAAGGGTTGGGAGCGAGATCGCTCTCGTTCAACCCGTCAAAGCTGTAGGTCTTGCGAAGATCAGAGGTGAGCATAATCCGCCGCCATTCCAAACGGTTCATCCTGCGGCGCGCGCGCCAGAACTCCGGCAACCATCAGCACCAGCAAAATCCAAACCGTGTCTGCCAACAATAAGTGAACAATCTGCATCCATACCGGCGCGAGCAGGAAGACGTTAATCAGGCCGGCGGCCCACTGAGCCACGACCATCCCGATTAGAGCCATTGCCAGCCGTTTCACTTTCCGATCATGGCTGGTGAAACCGTACAGGCTGGCGACGACTATCAGGTGCAACCCGACAGCAATGGCAATAAAAGGGTGATAGGTTCGCAGACGAAGGAAGAGATGGGCGCTGGCAGAAAAATCCTGGGCCAGCCCGGCGAAGAGCGAGGTAGAAGGAAAGAGCGTGTCGCCCAGCGCGGCAATCGCGCCGCTCACGCCGAGCGCCAGCATCGAGAGCACGCCAACCGCCAACGGCAAAACGGCAGTGTCGCTGAATTCCACCGGTTTGCCGCCCGAGGCCCACCAGGCCGTGAGAGTGATGGCGGCCAATAGCATGAAGGTGTTGACGAGATGCAGTGAAATGGAAATGGCGCGAGCAGCCGAGTCGTCATTTGCCACCAGACCGAAGAGCACCAATCCGGCGCCAAGCAGGGCTTCGACGATGATCAGCGCCAGCGAGGCCCCCGCCCCTTTTCGGACAATGTGCTTTTTGGGATAAGCCCGAAACGCCCAGACCGTCAGACCGACGACTGCGGCCAGGGCCAGCCCGCTTGAGAGGCGGTGCGAGAACTCGATCAGGGTTTTGGTGGTAGGCGCAAGCGGAATGATGACGCCGTTGCAGGTGGGCCAATGGCCGCCGCACCCGGCCCCCGAGCCGGTGGCCCGCACGTAAGCGCCCCACAAGATGACGGCGACGTTATAGGCCAGCACGCCCCAAGCATAGTTGGCAAAGCGGTTTAACTTCATGTCCTGCTCTTACTCCTTCCGAAGGTACGCATTGGTTCAATCGTTTTACCACGAAGGCGCGATGACTCGAAGTAACACAAAGAAAATACAGTGATAGAATTTTACCGTATGCCAGACTTTCGGATCGTGATCCTTATTTCAGCCGACGTGGAGTGGCAAGCCGTCTCCAAATGTTTCGCCGACGCCAAGCGGGAGGTCTCGCCGTTTGGCGAATGGTTCAGCGTTGAACTGCCAGTCGGCGGCCAGACCGAGCGAGTCATCTTCTTTCACGGCGGCTGGGGCAAGATCGCGGCGGCGGCTTCGACTCAGTATGTGATTGATCGCTGGAGGCCCGAAGTGGTGATCAATCTTGGCACATGCGGCGGCTTTGCGGGTGAAGTGGAAGCGGGCGCGATCCTGCTGGTGGAACGGACGGTCGTTTACGACATCATTGATCAGATGGGCGACCCTGCCGAAGCAATTGCCTTTTACGCCAGCGACCTTGATCTGTCGTGGTTGCGCGAGCCGTTTCCCATGCCGGTTCGCCGCGTCCCAATTGTGTCCGCAGACCGGGACTTGATCGCCGCCGAGATTCCGCGCCTCAAAGCCGAGTATGGTGCCATTGCCGGAGATTGGGAGTCGGGGGCGATTGCGTTCGTGGCAAAGCGCAACGGCGTTCACTGTTTGATTCTGCGCGGCGTGACGGATTTGGTGAGCGAGCAGAGCGGCGAGGCTTACGGCAACTTTGGGCTGTTTGCCGAGCGCGCGGAAGCGATGATGCGGCGGTTGGTTGAGGGGTTGGCAGGGTGGGTTAAGCGGGCGCAGTTTTGAGGCAACGGATTTGGCAAATTCGACGGATCACAATCCGTTCTATTCGTCAAATCCGTTGTCCCCCGGTTGTCATCCTCCCCATCCTTTGCTATACTGCGGTTACATCACAACCGGAGCCTCTCCCGTGCGCCATTTTCTTGCCATCGCCGACCTCAGCAAAACCGAAATCGAAAACCTGCTTGACCTTACGCTCAAGCTGAAGAAGGAACGCGCCAAAGGCGGCAACAAGCCAGTGCTGGCCGGCAAGACGCTGGGCATGGTCTTTCAAAAGCCCTCGCTCCGCACTCGCGTCTCGTTTGAAATGGCAATGCACCACCTCGGCGGTCAGGCCATGTACCTCTCGCCGGCCGAGATCGGCCTGGGCCAGCGCGAGTCGGTGCCCGACGTGGCCCGGGTGCTGGCCGGTTACGTGGACGCTATCATGGCCCGCGTCTTCGATCACCAGCACATTTTGACTCTGGCCGAGTATTCCAAAGTCCCGGTGATCAACGGCCTCTCGGATCACAACCACCCCTGCCAGGCGCTGGCCGACGTGCTGACCATTCTCGAACACAAGAAGCGACTCGACGGGTTGACCGTCGCCTACGTGGGCGACGGCAACAACGTCGCCGCCTCGCTGGCTCACGCCTGCGCCAGGCTCGGCATGAATTTCCGCATTGCCACCCCGGCAGATTACGAACTGTCAACCCCGGCGGCCATCAAAGCGCGCGAATTTGCAACCCAGAGCGGAAGCCAGATTTTTGAGACGGTTGACCCTTACGAAGCCGCGCGCGACGCCGACGTGATCTACACCGACACCTGGACGAGCATGGGCCAGGAAGCCGAGACCGAAAAGCGCAAAGCCGTCTTCCCGCCTTACCAGGTGAATGCCGCCCTGTTGAGCAAAGCCAAACCGGATGCCATCGTCATGCACTGCCTGCCGGCGCACCGCGGCCAGGAAATCACCGACGAGGTGGCCGACGGCCCCAACAGCGTCATCTTCCCGCAAGCCGAAAATCGGATGCACGCGCAGAAAGCCATTCTGGTTACGTTGCTCGGCGAGCAAGGCAAAAAGCCAAAGGCTACACTCAAGAAAGCGGTCAAACCGCGCAAGGCGGCCAAACCGAAGAAGTCGGCAAAGAAGAAATAATCACCGCTCACTGTTTACTGTTCACTCATCACTTAATTTATGGCCGGTCGTCGCGATATCTTTGAGAAAGCAGTCAACGAAGGCAACTCCGCCGCCTGGGATCAGCAGTGGGAGCAGGCCGTTGCCGCCTACCGCGCCGCGCTGGGAGAATTCCCCGACGACACGGGCGTGCTCTCCAACCTGGGCCTGGCCCTGCTGGCCATGAACAAGCCGGACGAGGCGCTGATCGTTTACCAGCACACGGCGCGCCTCAGCCCCGGCGACTCGGTCGCTATTGAGAAGTCGGCGGAGATTTTGGAACAGCTTGGCCGGGCCAGCGAAGCGGCCCTGGCATACCTGGCTGTGGCCGAGATTCACGCCGCCCGTCGCGACGCAGTGAAGGCCATTGAGAACTGGAGCCGGGCCGCCGAGATGGCCCCCGATAACCTGCAAGCGCATTTGCGGCTGGCTACGGCTTACGACCGCACCAACCGCCCGGCTGAAGCCATTGCCGAGTACCTCACCGTTGCCCGGCTGGTGCAACAACAGGGTGACGGACAAAAAGCGCTGCAGGCCGCGCAACGCGCCGTGCAAATTGACCCGCGCAACAACGAAGCCATGCAGGCCGTGGAAATGATTCAGCGCGGGGTGGCCCTGCCCGCGCCGCAACGCAAACGCGGCGGCACCGGCCCGCTTCGCAAACGCCCCTTCGCCGACTTTGCCAAAGAGGCGGCTACGTCGGGCGAGGCGCACAAGCCGGAGAAGAAGTCGAACCCGATGGTCGCCGCGCGTGACGCGGCTATGAGCAAGCTGGCCTCTCTGCTATTCGACATTGGCGACGACGAATCTGAGACAACCCGGCAGGGACAGGGCGGTCTCTTCAAAAAAGCCATCACCGATCCGTTCAAGAACGCGCGCGACAACAAAGCCCAAATCATCACTTACGTCACTCAAGCTATTGACGTGCAAACCAAAGGCGACCTCAACGCGGCGGCGGCTTTTTACGAAAAGGCGCTTCGGGCCGGCATGGAACATGGCGCTCTCAATTACACTTTAGCCGCCGCCTACTTTGATCTCGAACGCTACACCGACGCCATCAAGCAGTTTCAACCGGCCACCAATCATCTTGAGTACGCCGCCGGGGCGCACTTTGGCCTCGGCCTGTGTTATGGCCGCGACGGCGAAATGGCGGACGCAGTCAGTCACCTGCTCGACTGCTTGCGGCTGGTAGACATGGGAACTGTCCAGCCCCGCCAGGCCGACAGCCTGAGCGGGCTGTACGAAAACTTCCAGGAAAGCCTGGAACGCAGTAACCAGTCGGAAGAAGAATTGACGAAGATCGGCGAAAACCTGATCGCTTTCCTCTCCGGCCCCGACTGGCAGAACCGGGTGGGACAGGCCCGCCAGCGGTTGAACTCGCAACAAGACGCGGACGCAGGCATGCTTGCGCCGCTGGCCGAGATGCTCTACATCCCCGGCGCTGAGCACGTGATGGAAGTGATGAACGCCATTGAGAAGTATATGTCCAGGAAATGGCTGGACACGGCCATGAACGAGGCCCACCGGGGCGTGGAACTCTCGCCCACTTACCTGCCCATCCATCTCAAGATCGCCGAAATTCTGGTGGCCCAGAATAAAACCGAAGCCGCCATTGCCAAGTACAACGTCATCGCCGAACTCTACCGCGTGCGCGGCGAGTCGCTCCGCGCCGGAAAAATGTATGAGCAGATGGTGCGTCTGGCCCCAATGGATCTCGACATTCGCGCCAAACTGATTGACTTGCTCATGGCTCAGGGCCGCATCGAAGACGCCGTGCGCCAGCACCTGGATATGGCCGTGGCCCACCAGGACCTGGCCGACCTGGAAAAGGCCCGCCAGACTTACGCCGAAGCCCTGCGGCTGGCGCAAAGCCCCGGCGTCGATCGTTCGCTGGCTTCACAAGCCCTGCATTGCATGGGCGACATTGATATTCAGCGCCTCGACTGGCGGCAAGCCCTGCGAACCTACGAGCAGATCAAAGTCGCGGATCCAAACGACAGCCAGGCCCGCGCCACCCTGATCGATCTTCACTTCCGGCTCGGCCAGGCCCGGCAGGCGCTGGTGGAAACCGACGACTGGATCAAGCAACTAATCGCCTCTGGCAACATCGCCGGAGCCGCCGCCTTCATCGAAAGCCTGGTGGACAGCCGGACCGACGATATTGGCTTGCGCTCGCGCCTGGTGCGGCTCTACCAGCAAACGGGCCGCAAAGCCGACGCTATTGCCCAACTCGAGACCATCGGCGACTTGCAAATACAAGCCGGGCGCAAGGCTGACGCCGCCCAGACCATTCAAGCCATCCTGGCCCTGGGGCCAGACGACCCGGCAAGCTACCAACAACTGCTGGCTGAACTGCAAGCATCAGGCTAAATGACGAAAGACGTTTAGTCGTTCGTCATCCGTCAAATGTCTTGACCGAATTTCTCACCGAACTCGCCTTCATCTTCCAACGACTCGACTGGCTCGGCGTCGTTGATATTCTGCTAGTTACCGTCGTCTTCTTTAGCATATTTGTGGTGATGCGCGGCACGCAGGCTGTCGTGCTCCTGCGCGGCGTGATTCTGCTGGTGGTGGCCGTCGCCCTGCTGGGCGGCTTCTTTCGCCTGCGCGCCTTCACCTGGTTACTGCGCAGCACCCTGCCCGCCCTGCTCCTGGCCATCCCCGTCATCTTCCAGCCGGAAATCCGGCGCGCCCTGGAACGGCTGGGCCGGGCCAGCGTCTTCCTGAACTTCGGCGAAAAAGAAACGCACGGCCAGCCCGTCATCGAAGCCATTTGCACCACCTGCCAGCGCCTCTCCGAAAAACGCTACGGCGCCCTCATCGTCATCGAACGCGAAGTGGGCTTGCGCGAATATATTGACACCGGCGTCAAGATGGACGCCGTTGTGTCCTCCGAATTGCTGGTGCAAATCTTCTTCAAAGACACACCCTTGCACGACGGCGCGGTGATTTTGCAAAACGGGCGCATCGTCAGCGCCGCCTGCGTCCTGCCGCTTTCAACCGAAACCAACCTGACGCAACAGCAATTCGGCCTGCGCCATCGCGCCGCCCTCGGCATCAGCGAAGTGTCGGATGCTGTGGCCGTCATCGTCTCCGAGCAGACCGGCACCATTTCGGTGACTCACAATGGTAAAATGATCAGGCGATTGGATGCCGCCCGCCTGCAAAACATTCTGACCGCCTTCCATCGTCCCCAGAGCCAGAGCGTCTGGCGCTGGTTGAGACGGGCTGAGTCTCAAAAAGAGTCGGCCAAAAAATCCTCCGAAGCAGGATAGCGGGCAGACACGAAGTGTCTCTTTAAGACATTTCGTGCCTGCCTGGAAAGTATAGGCAAAAGGGGCGACCGGTGGGTCGCCCTTTCTTTTGAAACGACATGCTCCGCTGGTTAATTCGCAACATCCCAACTTTTATCTTGTCGTTGGCCCTGGCCTTCACGATCTGGATCGTGGCCCTCAATGAGGAAGACCCGTTTGAAGAAAAAGTTTTCCCGGAACCGCTGGCCGTCACCGTGACCAACCTGCCGGAGAATATGGTGCTGGTTGGCAACCCGCTCCCGACGATTGATGTCAGCATTCGCGCCCCGCAATCGGTGTGGGCCGCCCTCACGCCCGATCAACTCAGCGTCACCCTGGATCTCGGCGAAGCCCAAAGCGGCACGTTCGTCCTGCCGCTAAACGCCGTGATAATAGATGAGCGCAATGCCCGCATCACCGCCCTCACCCCGGCCCAGGTGCAAGTCTCCATCGAGAATGTCGTCAACCGGTCGGTGCCGGTGCGGCTCGAAGTTAGCGGGCAACCCGCTACCGGCTACCAGGCCGATGAGGGCGTGGCCGCGCCCGCTCAAGGCTCGATCTCCGGCCCGGCCTCGCTAGCCGACTCGGTGAGCGAACTGGTGGCTCGCGTGGATTTGGACAACACCAAAGAGTCAATTGCCGGCGTCGCCCCGCTCGCGCCGCAGAACGCCTCCGGCCAGGTTGTGTCCGGGGTGACGGTCAACCCGGCCACGGCCACAGTCAGCGTGCCAATCAAACAACTCGGCGGCTTCCGTGACGTGGCGGTGAAAGCGGTGGTGGTGGGGCAGGTGTCCAGCGGCTACCGCCTCACCAACTACGTCGTCTCTCCGCTCGTAGTCACCGTCTTCTCGTCCGACCCAGCCCTGGTAGCGAACATGCCGGGCTTTGTGGAAACCGAGCCGCTCGACATCAGCGACGCCAATGACGACAAGGAAGCCCGTCTCAGCCTCAGGCTCCCCGAAGGCGTGTCGTTGGTCAGCCCGCAGACGACGGTGTTGGTGCAGGCAAGCATTGACCCCATTGTAACCAGCACCACTATCGAACGTGAGCTTGAAATTCAAGGCCTGGGGCAGGGCTTGAGCGCCGCCGTCCCGCCAACAACCGTAGTCGTGATCCTTACCGGCCCGGTATCCACTCTCGACGCCCTGACACCCGAAGAGGTGCACGTGGTGGTCAACCTGCTCAACTTGCCGCCCGGCGTGCATCAAGTGTCGCCCGAAGTCGTGGACTTGCCTGAGCGCGTCACCGCGAAAACCATCTCGCCCGCCACCATCGAAGTGCTAATCACCAGCCCCGGCACGCCGACTCAGACTCCAACGCACGCGCCGATCCCAACCAACACTCGCCCGCCGACATTGGCCCCTACCCGGACTCCGGCCCCAACCTTGACTCCGACCGAGACCGCCACTGCGACGCCTTCCTAAACCTTATGCGAAAACCTCTCGTTGCCCTTGTGGGCCGGCCCAACGTGGGCAAATCAACTCTCTTCAATCGCCTCATCGGCGAACGCCTGGCAGTGGTAGACGACACGCCCGGCACCACCCGCGACCGCCAATTTGCCGAAGCCGAATGGAACGGCCTGCGCTTTGACGTGGTGGACACCGGCGGCATCGAGGTGCTGGGCCGCGACCCGTCGGCCAAACCGCTCTCGGTAGACTCGGCGGACTTCATCCCTCAGATTCGCGAGCAGGCTATACTCGCCATCACCGAAGCCGATGTCGTCGTTTTTGTGAACGACATTCTCACCGGGGTCACCGCCGCCGACTTGGAAGTGGCCGCGATCTTGCGCCGTCACCAGAAGAACGTGAACGGCGTTCCGCGCCCGCCCATCATTCTGGCCGTCAACAAGGCCGACAACGTCAAGCGGCTCGATGAGGTTTACAACTTCTACGAGCTGGGCATGGGCGAGCCGATTGGCATCTCGGGGTTGAACGGGTTGAACACCGGCGACCTGCTCGACGAGATCGTGGCGGCCCTGCCGAAGCCGGAAGCGGTTGAAGAGGACGACTCGGTGAAGATCGCCATCGTCGGTCGCCCCAACGTCGGCAAGAGTAGCCTGCTTAACAAACTGCTCGGCGAAGAGCGCGTCATCGTCTCTCCGATTCCGGGCACGACGCGAGACGCCATTGATACCCGGCTGGAGTTGGAAGGGGTGGCCGTCACCCTGATTGACACCGCCGGGATTCGGCGGCGTGGCCGCATTGAGGTGGGCGTAGAGAAATACAGCGTTCTGCGAACCTACAAGGCGCTCGACCGGGCCGACGTGGCCCTGTTGTTGCTGGATGCGCAGGAAGGCATCGCGGCTCAAGACGCGCATATCGCCGGCATGGTGCTGGAAAAAAACCGGAGCGTGGTCGTCGTCGTCAACAAGTGGGACGCGATTGAGAAAGACACTCACACCATGAACGCCTTTAGCGAAAAGGTGCGCGACCAATTGCACTTTTTGGATTACGTGCCCGTGCTCTTCATCTCGGCCAAGACCGGCCAGCGCGTTGAGCAAGTTTTGCCGACGGCCCTAAGTGTCCAAGAAGAGCGCCTGGTCCGCATTCCGACTTCGGAACTCAATCGCATCGTGCGCGACGCAGTGAGCAAGCACGCCGCGCCCTCCCGCACAGGCCGCCGCCTGAAGATTTACTACGCCACCCAGGTGGACACCGACCCGCCGACATTTTTGTTCCACGTCAACGATCCCAAACTGGTTCACTTTACTTACCGCCGCTTCCTGGAGAATCAGATTCGGGAAACGTATGGCTTTCTCGGCACGCCGCTCAGGCTGAGCTTCCGGGCCAGCGGCGAATCGGAGATATAATCTCCCCTATCTTGTGGAGCGATTTGACAAATCGCTCTACGTTCAGGAGCTTTTCAGCAGGCGATTTGACAAATCGCCCTACATTCAGGAGCTTTTCAGCAGTGGAAATTCCAGAAACACCGGCGCAAGAGGCGCAACCACAGGAAACACATACTACGAGCGTCGGCCACCGGGCCAAGTCGCTCTTGCGCGAAATCATCGAGACGATCCTGCTCACAGTCGTCATCTTCGTCACCGTCAATGCCATCACCGGTCGCTTCAAAATTTTCGGCGGCAGTATGGATGACACTTTCAGGAGCGGGCAGTACATCATCGTCAACCGGCTCGCTTACAAGTTTGGCGCGCCCGAACGCGGCGATGTCATCGTCTTTGTGCCGCCGGGCACGCCGGCCAGCACGCCCGTTGAGCGCATTCTGGGCCTGCCCGGCGAGACCGATTACATCAAACGCATCGTGGGCGTGCCGGGCGACACGGTTGCCATCCTCGGCGGCCAGTTGAGCATCAACAACCAGGTTTACGAAGAGCCTTATATCAAGGAACCGATGCGGTCGTTCGGCGATCAGGTTTGGGTGCTGGGGCCGGACGAATACTTTGCCCTGGGCGACAATCGCAACGCTTCCAAAGATTCGCGTGATCCCAGCGTGGGACCGATCAGCGCCGAAAGCATCGTGGGCCGGGTGTGGGCCGTCTACTGGCCGTTTTCCGACTGGCGGCTGGTGGTGCATTATCGGTACAAGTGAGTGAAACCGCAGCTTACACTGATTTCACCGATTGTTTTTTGCAAATCCGTGAAATCAGTGGTTCCAAATTCAATGACATTGCCTCTGGACTCTGAACTTCGCGCGATTGTCGAACGGGTTGTGCGGCGGACGTTAGGGGAGTTGTCCCCATCTCTAACCCCTTCCCCCTCCCTTGCTGGTGTTCTCCCAGCGGGGGAGGGCCGGGGTGGGGGCCAAAGCGTAGCCATCGCCGCCGACCACGGCGGCTACCCCCTCAAAGAAACGCTCAAGGCGCATCTGGCCTCGCTCGGCTACAACGTCATTGATTGCGGCACGAACTCGACCGAGGCGGTGGACTACCCTGATTTTGCTTATGCCGTCGCCCGGCTGGTGAGCGAGGGCAAGGCCTGGCGGGGCATCGTGGTGGACGGGGCGGGCATTGGCAGTGCGATGGCGGCCAACAAAGTGCCGGGCGCGCGGGCCGCGTTGTGTTACGATCACGCCACCGCCGTCAACAGCCGCGAGCACAACGACGCCAACGTGCTGACGCTGGGCGCGGGCCTCATCGGCCCCAACTTAGCCAAGCAGATTGCCGAGACATGGCTGAAGACCGAGTTTGGCGGCGGGCGGCATGCCAAGCGGGTGGATAAGATTGTGGAGATCGAGCGGCGATTTTTGAAAGGGTGATAACGATGATCTCAAATCGCATTGCACCTCAATCCGTGAAACAAGACGACGAGCGCTGGACTTACGAGCGCTACTTGCGCGAGACCGCAGAAGGTGAATATTTCGCAGTCATTGGAGGGCAACAGCTTATGGCTCCCAGCCCCAATCGTTTGCATCAAGTTGTGCTGATCAATCTAGCCAGCCGTCTCAAAGAATTTGCCAGGCAAAATCAACTCGGCATAGTGATGATTGCGCCATTCGACGTGTATTTTTCGGAAGATGAATTTGTCCAGCCCGACATACTCCTGGTGCTCAAAGAACACGCCGAACGCCTGACTGACAACGGGGTCATGGGCGCGCCCGATCTCGTCGTAGAAATCGTCTCGCCGGGAAGCGTTCGCGCTGATCGGGTGACAAAACGCCTTTTGTATGCCAGGCACGGCGTGCCGGAATATTGGGTGATCAGCCCGACAGAATATGCAATTGAAGTCCTGTCGCTGAAAGAGGGGCAATATGAGTCGGTTGGACTCTATGAAAACGAAGAACTGCTCGCCTCGCCTTCGCTGTCGGGATTTTCGATCAAAGTTAATACGCTCTTCGAGGAATAGGTTAGCCCGGATATGACAATTGACTCCCACGCTGTCGAGCGCATTGTCGAGAGTGTTACCCGCCAGGTGCTTCTGCGAATGGCGGACGAACAGCGCGCGGCCCAGACCGGCCAGCAACTTTGCGGGCGCGAGTGCGAGAACGGCCTGTGTGTGCAAGTGTGCGTAGAGCGCGTGCAGTCAGTGCTCGCCGCCGGAGCCGACCGGCTGAGCGCCGGAGTCGGCGCTCTCCCGGCAGACCAGGCCATTGCGGCCATGATCGATCATACCCTGCTCAAGCCCGAAGCCACGCCCGATCAGATCGCCCAACTCTGCTATGAAGCCCGCAAGCACAACTTCGCCAGCGTGTGCGTCAACCCGACTCATGTGAAGCTGT includes the following:
- a CDS encoding CPBP family intramembrane metalloprotease, with the translated sequence MTISQSSERPLVERVFLEPQERRLRTGWRIGIHGLALFVAIFLFSIPAGLAQLVGAPEIVVLATGQGAFVLAVTVTVFLARRFLDRRTILSLGFARLNAVKDAVAGFVIAGLIMGAIFVIEWALGWLRVESMAWTTESLFTVIIQLFVWLLIFLAGAWTEELLCRGYWLQNIAEGRGLVWGVIVSSVLFGLLHGLNPNVTVTAIALLVLAGVFLAVPYLYTRQLWMSIGLHLGWNYFEGNIFGFQVSGLDTFRLIRSTVSGPELITGGAFGPEAGLIVLVAMALGTLLIYFYTRGRH
- a CDS encoding nucleoside phosphorylase, with the protein product MQALYPILEFDPSPNAILEPHLIHDKIAIPERCVVCFFADVFETLRANGKLKVIATQRSEIGDNPIYELDLDGRRLAAFHPGVGAPLAAAFLDEVIALGCRKFIACGGAGVLNREIAVGHLVVPTSAVRDEGTSYHYLPPSREVSVSPEGVVAIEAALKADGIDYIVGKTWTTDAIYRETPDKVKLRKEEGCLTVEMEAAAFFAVAQFRGVTFAQILYGGDNLDSEQWDSRHWDKRTSIREKLFWLAAEACLRL
- the pdxH gene encoding pyridoxamine 5'-phosphate oxidase, with product MLTSDLRKTYSFDGLNESDLAPNPFTQFGKWFQQAVAANLTEPNAMTLATATKDGLPSARMVLLKGFDESGFVFFTNYESQKGRELAENPNAALVFYWAELERQVRMAGPVSKVSLEESVSYFKSRPEGSRLGAWASRQSQVISDREMLEERLKALTVEYQDHEIPLPPFWGGYRLSPRTIEFWQGRPDRLHDRLRYTRHSDNRWLIERLSP
- a CDS encoding COX15/CtaA family protein, whose protein sequence is MKLNRFANYAWGVLAYNVAVILWGAYVRATGSGAGCGGHWPTCNGVIIPLAPTTKTLIEFSHRLSSGLALAAVVGLTVWAFRAYPKKHIVRKGAGASLALIIVEALLGAGLVLFGLVANDDSAARAISISLHLVNTFMLLAAITLTAWWASGGKPVEFSDTAVLPLAVGVLSMLALGVSGAIAALGDTLFPSTSLFAGLAQDFSASAHLFLRLRTYHPFIAIAVGLHLIVVASLYGFTSHDRKVKRLAMALIGMVVAQWAAGLINVFLLAPVWMQIVHLLLADTVWILLVLMVAGVLARAPQDEPFGMAADYAHL
- a CDS encoding 5'-methylthioadenosine/S-adenosylhomocysteine nucleosidase; translated protein: MPDFRIVILISADVEWQAVSKCFADAKREVSPFGEWFSVELPVGGQTERVIFFHGGWGKIAAAASTQYVIDRWRPEVVINLGTCGGFAGEVEAGAILLVERTVVYDIIDQMGDPAEAIAFYASDLDLSWLREPFPMPVRRVPIVSADRDLIAAEIPRLKAEYGAIAGDWESGAIAFVAKRNGVHCLILRGVTDLVSEQSGEAYGNFGLFAERAEAMMRRLVEGLAGWVKRAQF
- the argF gene encoding ornithine carbamoyltransferase — translated: MRHFLAIADLSKTEIENLLDLTLKLKKERAKGGNKPVLAGKTLGMVFQKPSLRTRVSFEMAMHHLGGQAMYLSPAEIGLGQRESVPDVARVLAGYVDAIMARVFDHQHILTLAEYSKVPVINGLSDHNHPCQALADVLTILEHKKRLDGLTVAYVGDGNNVAASLAHACARLGMNFRIATPADYELSTPAAIKAREFATQSGSQIFETVDPYEAARDADVIYTDTWTSMGQEAETEKRKAVFPPYQVNAALLSKAKPDAIVMHCLPAHRGQEITDEVADGPNSVIFPQAENRMHAQKAILVTLLGEQGKKPKATLKKAVKPRKAAKPKKSAKKK